Proteins encoded together in one Prochlorococcus marinus str. MIT 9211 window:
- a CDS encoding ParA family protein codes for MFITVCGQKGGVAKTCTSIHLASVWAAQGQNVCLVDADRNRSALAYGSRGKLPFAIVPVEAAAKASRFADIVITDGQASSDEEELKHMAAGSDLVLLPTAPKARSVELTVELASLLKALNIIHAVLLVKVDLRQKRAADEARLALNKFDLTVLEGEIPLLSAFDKAEHQGSAVLDAVDDKGRSDPRRMSGWSAYCSTANQIKCLISKPSLSTSKAIEVLPLIA; via the coding sequence TTGTTTATTACTGTTTGTGGTCAAAAAGGAGGAGTTGCTAAGACTTGTACGTCGATTCATTTAGCGAGTGTTTGGGCAGCTCAGGGACAAAATGTATGCCTTGTAGATGCTGATAGGAATAGGTCTGCACTTGCTTATGGATCACGAGGAAAGCTTCCTTTTGCAATTGTTCCAGTTGAAGCAGCAGCTAAAGCCTCAAGATTTGCCGATATTGTTATTACTGACGGTCAAGCTAGCAGTGATGAGGAGGAGTTGAAGCATATGGCAGCAGGCTCCGATTTGGTTCTTTTGCCCACTGCTCCTAAAGCTAGATCAGTTGAATTAACTGTCGAGTTGGCCTCTTTGCTTAAAGCTTTAAATATTATTCATGCAGTCTTGCTAGTAAAAGTGGATCTTCGCCAGAAAAGAGCAGCTGATGAAGCAAGGCTTGCATTGAATAAATTTGATTTAACAGTCCTAGAAGGAGAAATACCTTTGCTGTCTGCATTTGACAAAGCAGAGCATCAAGGCTCTGCAGTACTAGATGCTGTGGATGATAAAGGCCGATCCGACCCTAGACGAATGTCAGGTTGGTCGGCCTATTGCTCTACCGCTAACCAAATTAAATGCCTGATTTCGAAGCCCTCATTAAGCACCAGCAAAGCTATAGAAGTTCTTCCGCTGATCGCTTAA
- a CDS encoding TIGR03894 family protein has translation MATDKELLKEVTKELWQTVKKLRPELGKDPRLQLVLKALITIGDLPNQVEAAIVVGVCAEMEEDDPPNEHKEDLSKGKQEPSSEVTNGRRVVRRSSANG, from the coding sequence TTGGCTACTGATAAAGAGCTGCTCAAAGAAGTCACAAAAGAGCTTTGGCAAACAGTCAAGAAACTGCGCCCGGAGCTTGGCAAAGACCCTCGCCTGCAACTTGTCTTAAAAGCGCTCATAACAATTGGGGATCTGCCTAATCAAGTCGAAGCAGCAATTGTGGTGGGGGTTTGCGCAGAAATGGAAGAAGACGATCCTCCTAACGAGCACAAAGAAGATTTGTCAAAGGGCAAGCAAGAACCATCTTCTGAAGTCACTAATGGAAGAAGGGTCGTAAGAAGGAGCTCAGCCAATGGCTAA
- a CDS encoding DUF2862 domain-containing protein: MIKDSSKLKEGQVLKVEIESLNDRLPRKILKQLANNPTGKLVGYKMVDGNQFGLVLELSIGKKQWFFEEELSEI; encoded by the coding sequence ATGATAAAAGACTCATCAAAGCTTAAAGAAGGTCAGGTCTTAAAAGTTGAGATTGAAAGTCTGAACGACAGGCTTCCACGTAAAATCCTGAAACAACTTGCAAATAACCCTACAGGCAAGTTAGTAGGGTACAAAATGGTAGACGGGAACCAATTTGGATTAGTACTTGAATTATCTATTGGTAAGAAACAATGGTTTTTTGAAGAAGAGCTTTCTGAAATATAA